A window of the Penaeus monodon isolate SGIC_2016 chromosome 38, NSTDA_Pmon_1, whole genome shotgun sequence genome harbors these coding sequences:
- the LOC119596650 gene encoding uncharacterized protein LOC119596650 has translation MRARPSLTCYILGTTCATGIHLNLTSPVMNTKVTPMNSVLLLLGLAAIVAADSREIYHLPQETSESSEESYESSEAKYSFNWAVSDDSSSNEFGHQEARDGDHTQGSYYVQLPDGRLQTVTYFVDGDSGYVAEVNYEGEVSDESNSSESEEDVSLYES, from the exons ATGAG GGCACGGCCGAGTCTCACCTGCTATATATTGGGCACAACCTGTGCAACCGGCATTCACTTGAACCTCACAAGCCCAGTCATGAACACAAAGGTGACTCCTATGAATTCT GTCCTCCTTCTGCTCGGTCTGGCAGCCATCGTTGCTGCAGACAGCCGTGAGATTTATCACCTGCCTCAG GAAACCTCAGAGTCTTCCGAAGAATCCTACGAGTCTTCTGAAGCCAAGTACAGCTTCAACTGGGCCGTCAGCGATGATTCCTCAAGCAACGAGTTCGGACACCAGGAGGCCCGTGACGGCGACcacactcagggatcctactacgtgcagctccccgacggccgcctgcagactGTCACCTacttcgtggacggcgactccggctacgtggctgaggtcaacTACGAGGGCGAAGTCTCCGACGAGTCTAATTCTTCCGAGTCTGAGGAGGATGTATCACTATACGAGTCATAG
- the LOC119596651 gene encoding uncharacterized protein LOC119596651: MNAKVNPTLIPNIGPPSAEAEVNYEGEISLTSLILLSLRRIYHVNSIKSSKVPSSDLDNNIIPRENILNDEKTTSKIIVLLLSLAAIVVADSREIYRPPQSSQETSESSEESYESSEAKYSFNWAVSDDSSSNEFGHQEARDGDHTQGSYYVQLPDGRLQTVTYFVDGDSGYVAEVNYKGEISDESNSSESEEDTAEYDS, encoded by the exons ATGAACGCCAAGGTAAATCCTACTCTTATTCCTAATATCG GTCCTCCTTCTGCCGAGGCCGAGGTCAACTACGAGGGCGAAATATCTCTGACGAGTCTAATTCTTCTGAGTCTGAGGAGGATATATCA TGTAAACAGTATCAAATCATCTAAAGTACCTTCGAGCGATTTAGATAATAACATCATCCCAAGGGAAAATATTCTCAACGATGAGAAGACAACATCCAAAATTATA GTCCTCCTGCTCAGTCTGGCAGCCATCGTTGTCGCAGACAGCCGTGAGATTTACCGCCCACCTCAG TCTTCCCAGGAAACTTCCGAGTCGTCCGAGGAATCTTACGAATCTTCCGAAGCCAAGTACAGCTTCAACTGGGCCGTCAGCGATGACTCCTCAAGCAACGAGTTCGGACACCAGGAGGCCCGTGACGGCGACcacactcagggatcctactacgtgcagctccccgacggccgcctgcagaccgtcacctacttcgtggacggcgactccggctacgtggctgaggtcaacTACAAGGGCGAAATATCTGACGAGTCTAACTCTTCCGAGTCTGAGGAGGATACGGCAGAATAcgattcataa
- the LOC119597032 gene encoding pro-resilin-like, giving the protein MNTKALLLLSLAAIVAADTREVYRPRQETSVESSEESYESSEAKYSFNWAVSDDSSSNEFGHQETRDGDLTQGSYYVQLPDGRLQTVTYFVDGDSGYVAEVNYEGEISDESNSSESEEDTPRYES; this is encoded by the exons ATGAACACCAAG GCCCTCCTCCTGCTCAGTCTGGCAGCCATCGTTGCCGCTGATACCCGTGAAGTCTACCGCCCACGTCAG GAAACATCTGTGGAGTCTTCCGAGGAATCCTACGAGTCTTCTGAGGCCAAGTACAGCTTCAACTGGGCCGTCAGCGATGACTCCTCAAGCAACGAGTTCGGACACCAGGAAACTCGTGACGGCGACCTCACCCAGGggtcctactacgtgcagctccccgacggccgcctgcagaccgtcacctacttcgtggacggcgactccggctacgtggctgaggtcaacTACGAGGGCGAAATATCTGACGAGTCTAACTCTTCTGAGTCTGAGGAGGATACGCCACGATACGAATCTTAG
- the LOC119597017 gene encoding pro-resilin-like — MNTKVILLLGLAAIAAADSFESYEYRPPHRRSSEESYESGEAKYNFQWAVDHEDSGNNYGHQEARDGEDTQGSYYVHLPDGRLQTVKYFVDGDSGYVAEVNYDGEARFPDSYESASFESREYRPRYFYDSNESK; from the exons ATGAACACAAAG GTCATCCTCCTCCTGGGTCTAGCAGCCATtgctgctgccgacagcttcgaATCCTACGAATACCGACCCCCTCAC AGGCGCTCCTCCGAAGAATCCTACGAATCCGGAGAAGCAAAGTACAATTTCCAATGGGCTGTCGATCACGAGGACTCCGGCAACAACTACGGACACCAGGAAGCCCGTGACGGTGAAgacactcagggatcctactacgtgcacctccccgacggccgccttcAGACTGTCAAGTacttcgtggacggcgactccggctacgtggctgaggtcaacTACGACGGCGAGGCTCGCTTCCCCGACTCCTACGAGTCTGCTTCCTTCGAGTCCCGCGAATACAGGCCACGTTACTTCTATGATTCCAATGAATCAAAGTAA